In a genomic window of Streptomyces noursei ATCC 11455:
- the fxsA gene encoding FxsA family membrane protein: protein MTFGATPPPSPRPPRSRARRFAPLGIAAWMVLEIWLLTVVGGATNGLTVFLLLLAGVLVGGAVVKRAGRRAWRNLTGALQTGGAPEAPRETGSGGTGNTLPMLGGLLLIVPGLLSDVLGLLCLFPPTGRLILRGADKLLTRSGSFTPGSFGDVYQQARMHRPDGKVVQGEVIHPDEPPAARRQDPPLTR from the coding sequence ATGACGTTCGGAGCCACACCACCGCCGAGTCCCCGCCCGCCGCGCTCGCGCGCCCGCCGATTCGCCCCGTTGGGCATCGCCGCCTGGATGGTGCTGGAGATCTGGCTGTTGACGGTGGTCGGCGGCGCCACCAACGGTCTGACGGTCTTCCTGCTGCTGCTCGCCGGGGTGCTCGTCGGCGGCGCGGTGGTCAAGCGGGCCGGCCGCCGTGCCTGGCGCAACCTCACCGGCGCCCTGCAGACCGGCGGCGCCCCCGAGGCGCCCCGGGAGACCGGTTCCGGCGGCACCGGCAACACCCTCCCGATGCTCGGCGGGCTGCTGCTGATCGTCCCCGGCCTGCTCTCGGACGTGCTCGGCCTGCTCTGCCTCTTCCCGCCGACCGGGCGGCTGATCCTGCGCGGCGCCGACAAGCTGCTGACCCGGTCGGGCAGCTTCACCCCCGGTTCCTTCGGGGACGTCTACCAGCAGGCGCGGATGCACCGCCCCGACGGCAAGGTCGTCCAGGGCGAGGTGATCCACCCCGACGAACCGCCGGCCGCGCGGCGCCAGGACCCGCCGCTCACCCGCTGA
- a CDS encoding polyprenol monophosphomannose synthase, giving the protein MTDGQRQYGPLGSTLVIIPTYNEAENIKPIVSRVRSAVPEAHVLIADDNSPDGTGKLADELAAGDDKVHVLHRKGKEGLGAAYLAGFRWGIEQGHGVLVEMDADGSHQPEELPRLLTALKGADLVLGSRWVPGGRVVNWPKHREILSRGGSTYSRLMLDVPIRDVTGGFRAFRVETLQGLGLDEVASQGYCFQVDLARRAVRSGYHVVEVPITFVERELGDSKMSRDIVVEALWRITAWGVGSKVNKIRGH; this is encoded by the coding sequence GTGACAGACGGTCAGCGGCAGTACGGTCCGCTCGGCAGCACGTTGGTGATCATTCCGACGTACAACGAGGCGGAGAACATCAAGCCGATCGTCTCGCGGGTGCGGTCCGCCGTCCCCGAGGCGCACGTCCTGATCGCGGACGACAACAGCCCCGACGGCACCGGCAAGCTCGCCGACGAACTGGCCGCCGGGGACGACAAGGTCCACGTGCTGCACCGCAAGGGCAAGGAGGGGCTGGGCGCCGCCTACCTCGCCGGCTTCCGCTGGGGCATCGAACAGGGCCACGGCGTGCTGGTCGAGATGGACGCCGACGGCTCCCACCAGCCCGAGGAGCTGCCCCGGCTGCTCACCGCCCTCAAGGGCGCCGACCTGGTGCTCGGTTCGCGCTGGGTGCCCGGCGGCCGGGTGGTCAACTGGCCCAAGCACCGCGAGATCCTCTCCCGCGGCGGCAGCACCTACTCCCGGCTGATGCTCGACGTCCCGATCCGCGACGTCACCGGCGGCTTCCGCGCCTTCCGGGTGGAGACGCTGCAGGGCCTGGGCCTGGACGAGGTGGCCTCCCAGGGCTACTGCTTCCAGGTCGACCTGGCCCGGCGGGCCGTCCGGTCCGGCTACCACGTCGTCGAGGTCCCGATCACCTTCGTCGAGCGGGAGCTGGGCGACAGCAAGATGAGCCGCGACATCGTCGTGGAGGCGCTCTGGCGGATCACCGCCTGGGGCGTCGGCTCCAAGGTGAACAAGATCCGCGGTCACTGA